Proteins from a single region of Gasterosteus aculeatus chromosome 20, fGasAcu3.hap1.1, whole genome shotgun sequence:
- the rpp25l gene encoding ribonuclease P protein subunit p25-like protein, producing the protein MENYKKTHSVELPSVCPFPALPPDTPEVRVRDGSKIRHPLRFALGHMEERRRGAQGAGGATGGQALCRQIVLTASGKGVSKAITCAEMVKRRVGGLHQLTQLQFSTVEEVWDPLEATSGLDSLTVSRNLPNIWILLSRDTLDRSQPGYQEPGRHDTLWAHEEEGGPPRSGHKRKKAGGGGGAGRGRGPGRETVRSREPAKGPI; encoded by the coding sequence aTGGAGAACTACAAGAAGACGCACTCGGTGGAGCTCCCGTCCGTCTGTCCTttccccgccctcccccccgacACGCCGGAGGTCCGAGTGAGAGACGGCAGTAAGATCCGTCACCCGCTGCGCTTCGCTCTCGGCCACATGGAGGAGAGGCGGCGAGGGGCCCAGGGAGCGGGCGGGGCCACGGGGGGACAAGCGCTCTGCAGACAGATCGTCCTCACGGCCAGCGGAAAAGGTGTGTCCAAAGCCATCACGTGTGCAGAGATGGTTAAGCGGCGGGTGGGGGGCCTCCATCAGCTCACCCAGCTGCAGTTCAGCACCGTGGAGGAGGTCTGGGACCCTCTGGAGGCCACCAGCGGCTTGGACAGCCTCACCGTCAGCAGGAACCTTCCCAACATCTGGATCCTCCTCTCCAGAGACACGCTGGACCGCAGCCAGCCCGGCTACCAGGAACCGGGTCGTCATGACACCCTGTGGGCccacgaggaggaggggggaccaCCGAGATCGGgacacaagaggaagaaagcaggagggggaggaggagctggaagaggaCGGGGACCCGGTCGTGAGACTGTTCGGTCCAGGGAACCGGCCAAAGGACCGATCTAA